In Streptomyces sannanensis, the DNA window GGCCCGGTCGTATGGAGGGTCAGCCCTTGCGGGTCTTGATCTCCTCGGTCAGCTGCGGGACGACCTCGAACAGGTCACCGACCACGCCGTAATCGACCAGATCGAAGATCGGCGCCTCGGCGTCCTTGTTGATCGCCACGATCGTCTTCGACGTCTGCATACCCGCCCGGTGCTGGATCGCACCCGAGATACCCGTCGCGATGTACAGCTGCGGCGACACACTCTTACCGGTCTGGCCGACCTGACTGGAGTGCGGGTACCAGCCCGCGTCCACCGCCGCACGCGACGCGCCCACCGCGGCACCGAGCGAGTCGGCCAGCGCCTCCACGACCGCGAAGTTCTCCGCACCGCCCACACCACGGCCGCCGGAGACCACGATCGCGGCCTCGGTCAGCTCCGGACGGCCCGTCGACTCACGCGGCACACGCGAGACGACCTTCGTGCCGGTGGCCTGCGCGGAGAAGGACACGCTCAGCGCCTCGACCGCACCGGCCGCCGGGGCGGCCTCGACCGGCGCCGAGTTCGGCTTCACAGTGATGACCGGAGTGCCCTTCGAGACACGGGACCTGGTGGTGAACGACGCGGCGAACACCGACTGGGTCGCCACCGGGCCCTGCTCGCCGGCCTCCAGGTCGACGGCGTCGGTGACGATGCCCGAGCCGATCCGGACCGCCAGACGCGCGGCGATCTCCTTGCCCTCCGCGGAGGACGGCACCAGCACCGCGGCCGGCGAGACGGCCTCGTACGCGGCCTGCAGCGCGTCCACCTTCGGCACGACCAGATAATCGGCGAACTCCGGGGCCTCGGCGGTCAGCACCCGGGTCGCACCGTGCTCGGCCAGCGTGCCGGCGGTGGCCTCCGCACCAGAACCGAGGGCGACCGCGACCGGCTCACCGATCCGGCGGGCCAGAGTCAGCAGCTCCAGGGTGGGCTTGCGGACGGCACCGTCCACGTGGTCGACATAGACGAGAACTTCAGCCATGGGATTGCTCTCCTGCGAATGCGAAAGGGCCGGGGACTGGACGAACTTCTGGCTCGCGAGGCTGCCTCAAATGAATTTGCGCTCCGCGAGGAAGGCAGCGAGCTGCTTGCCGCCCTCGCCCTCGTCCTTGACGATCGTGCCCGCGGTACGGGCCGGACGCTCCACGACCGCGTCGACCGCGGTCCAGGCGCCCTCCAAGCCGACCTCGTCCGCCTCGATCTCCAGGTCGGACAGATCCAGGGACTCCACCGGCTTCTTCTTCGCCGCCATGATCCCCTTGAACGACGGGTAACGGGCCTCACCCGACTGATCCGTCACGGACACCACGGCCGGCAGGGACGCCTCCAGCTGCTCCGACGCCGTATCACCGTCACGACGGCCCTTGACGACACCGTCCTCGACCGAGACCTCGGACAGCAGCGTGACCTGCGGAACACCCAGACGCTCGGCCAGCAGCGCCGGCAGCACGCCCATCGTGCCGTCCGTCGACGCCATGCCGCAGACGACCAGGTCGTAGCCGGTCTTCTCGATCGCCTTGGCCAGCACCAGCGAAGTACCCATGACATCCGTGCCGTGCAGATCGTCGTCCTCGACGTGGACAGCCTTGTCCGCACCCATCGACAGCGCCTTGCGCAGCGCGTCCTTGGCGTCCTCCGGACCGACGGTCAGCACGGTGATCTCCGCGTCGTCCGCCTCGTCGGCGATCTGCAGCGCCTGCTCGACCGCGTACTCGTCCAGCTCCGAGAGCAGACCGTCCACGTCGTCACGGTCGACGGTCAGGTCCTCGGCGAAGTGCCGGTCGCCGGTGGCGTCGGGCACGTACTTCACACAGACAACGATCCTCAAGCTCACGCCGGCTCTCCTACTGCATCGTCATTACTGGGCTGCCTTGTCGGAGGCAGCATAGGCGCCTGAAGGGGCCCATCCCGGTCGGGGCGAACCGCGCTCCGACCGGAATATTACTCGTCAGTACACCCAGTGCGCTCCCCGTAAGCAAGCGCTTGACACTGTGACCTTTCCAACGCTCCGTAATCAGGATCTATCAGTCCCTCAGGGCGTTGAAACGTCCCTGGTGATAAAGGAGTGGCCGACCCTCTCCCGAGAGGTCCCCGACCACGGCCTGAGCGAGCACGACGCGATGGTCCCCGGCCGGCACGAGGGCCACCACCCGGCAGACCAGCCAGGCCAGTACGCCGTCCAGTACGGGCACGCCCTCGGGTCCGGTGTGCCAGGCGGTGGGCGGTGCGAAACGGTCGGCGCCGCTACGGGCGAAGGTGGCGGCCAGCTCACTCTGATGCTCGCCGAGTATGTGCACACCGACGTGCGCCGCCCCGGCGACGACGGGCCAGCTGGAGGAGCCGGTGCCGATGCCGAACGAGATCAGCGGCGGCTCGGCTGCCACGGAGGTGAGGGATGTCGCGGTGAAGCCGGCCGGCCGGTCGTCACCTTGGGCGGTGATCACGGCCACGCCTGCCGCGTGCTGCCGGAAGACGGAGCGGAGGAGTTCGGGCGAGGCGAGCCGGAGGGCGCCGAGGTCGGGGGAAGCCGTCATGGAATTGCCCTTCTACGGAGGATGCGTACGGAGTCGTGGCTGCTCAGCGGCCTGGACAGCACGCGCTCGCGGTAAGGGCGAGGTCCACGTGACGGCGCCCGAAGAGAAGGATTGATGGCGGCACCCGGTCAGCCTGGCGATCTGTGGTGGTTGCAGTCAAGTCGCTGCCCCGATGTGGGGGGGGTGCGTCACTCGCAGCTCATACGGCCTCACCCAGCGCCGCGATGACATCCGCCCGGCGGGGCTGCCCCGAGGCACGCCGGACGATGCGGCCGGAGGTGTCGAGCACCAGCACGGTGGGCGTCTTCAGGATGTTCAGCTCGCGCACGAGCCCGAGATGCGCCTCGGCATCGATCTCGACATGCGCCACCCCGTCCACCATGCCCGCGACCTCCGCGAGGGTGCGCCGGGTCGCCCGGCAGGGCTGACAGAAGGCGCTGGAGAACTGGACCAGCGTGGCCCGCTCCCCCAGCTCCGCACCCAGCTCGGCCGGGCCGAGCCTCCGCTCGCCGTCGCGCC includes these proteins:
- a CDS encoding electron transfer flavoprotein subunit alpha/FixB family protein produces the protein MAEVLVYVDHVDGAVRKPTLELLTLARRIGEPVAVALGSGAEATAGTLAEHGATRVLTAEAPEFADYLVVPKVDALQAAYEAVSPAAVLVPSSAEGKEIAARLAVRIGSGIVTDAVDLEAGEQGPVATQSVFAASFTTRSRVSKGTPVITVKPNSAPVEAAPAAGAVEALSVSFSAQATGTKVVSRVPRESTGRPELTEAAIVVSGGRGVGGAENFAVVEALADSLGAAVGASRAAVDAGWYPHSSQVGQTGKSVSPQLYIATGISGAIQHRAGMQTSKTIVAINKDAEAPIFDLVDYGVVGDLFEVVPQLTEEIKTRKG
- a CDS encoding electron transfer flavoprotein subunit beta/FixA family protein, producing MSLRIVVCVKYVPDATGDRHFAEDLTVDRDDVDGLLSELDEYAVEQALQIADEADDAEITVLTVGPEDAKDALRKALSMGADKAVHVEDDDLHGTDVMGTSLVLAKAIEKTGYDLVVCGMASTDGTMGVLPALLAERLGVPQVTLLSEVSVEDGVVKGRRDGDTASEQLEASLPAVVSVTDQSGEARYPSFKGIMAAKKKPVESLDLSDLEIEADEVGLEGAWTAVDAVVERPARTAGTIVKDEGEGGKQLAAFLAERKFI
- a CDS encoding flavin reductase family protein, translated to MTASPDLGALRLASPELLRSVFRQHAAGVAVITAQGDDRPAGFTATSLTSVAAEPPLISFGIGTGSSSWPVVAGAAHVGVHILGEHQSELAATFARSGADRFAPPTAWHTGPEGVPVLDGVLAWLVCRVVALVPAGDHRVVLAQAVVGDLSGEGRPLLYHQGRFNALRD
- a CDS encoding thioredoxin family protein, whose translation is MVCAAVDAAASPFGLLHRRISGRLEVRGRDGERRLGPAELGAELGERATLVQFSSAFCQPCRATRRTLAEVAGMVDGVAHVEIDAEAHLGLVRELNILKTPTVLVLDTSGRIVRRASGQPRRADVIAALGEAV